One Paroedura picta isolate Pp20150507F chromosome 3, Ppicta_v3.0, whole genome shotgun sequence genomic window carries:
- the LOC143833551 gene encoding uncharacterized protein LOC143833551: MEMRTFPFCPQPASRQESISTTHPQRREWSQSVLTEDLDGRGEYLTHGDANVTTPSSPRISTGDENVSPTESRMFPFRPHPASRQERRMSRPRNRERFHLDKGRERLTRGEENVSILSSPCSSIGDGNIFIPSSPRISAGERLTHVDENDSISKGDENLSLMESRTFPFRPHPASRQERRTSQPVLP; the protein is encoded by the coding sequence ATGGAGATGAGAACATTTCCATTCTGTCCACAGCCCGCATCTCGACAGGAAAGCATCTCGACGACTCACCCACAGAGACGAGAATGGTCCCAATCCGTCCTCACCGAGGATCTCGACGGGAGAGGGGAATATCTCACCCACGGAGACGCCAACGTTACCACTCCGTCCTCCCCCCGCATCTCGACAGGAGACGAGAACGTCTCACCCACCGAGTCGAGAATGTTCCCATTCCGTCCTCACCCCGCCTCTCGACAGGAGAGGAGGATGTCTCGCCCACGGAACCGAGAACGTTTCCATCTCGATAAGGGACGAGAACGCCTCACCCGTGGAGAGGAGAACGTTTCCATTCTGTCTTCACCCTGCAGCTCGATAGGAGACGGGAACATTTTCATTCCATCCTCACCTCGCATCTCGGCAGGAGAACGCCTCACCCACGTAGACGAGAACGATTCCATCTCGAAAGGAGACGAGAACCTCTCGCTCATGGAGTCGAGAACGTTTCCCTTCCGTCCTCACCCCGCATCTCGACAAGAGAGGAGAACATCTCAGCCagtgctgccctag